GTGTAATTCCAGAACTCGGGTTTCCGAATTCATCCTCTTGAGCCAAGAAGAATTCAATCTGCATGTCAGCACCCTCTTCTAAGCTATTGAAACCTGGTGTTCCTGCGGCTTTTCTAAAGTCTTCGTTTAAGACTTTAATTTGGCTAAAAATCTGCTGGTCGGATATATTCACATTCCCGTCTCCTCCTATTTCTTCTGAAAAGGTATCATGAATAACATGAACAACTACAGGGATCTTGATGATTTCCTCTTGAGTCTTTGCGTTTCTAACTACTTTACCTTTGTAGTTTTCTAGAATCTTTTGCAGCTGCAAATGCCTTGACTTCATCTCATCACTTGCTATTACGCCAAGTCCGCACCGCTGCTGTGCAGAAGATGAAAAAACAATAAGAAGAAAAAAGATGCTATTTATCAGCCTCATCATAAGCTTTTAGTATATCTACAACCAATGGATGGCGAACTACGTCTCGTCCGTCTAACTCTATAAACTTAATTCCTTTGATTTTATTTAATTTTTGTATCGCATCTGCTAAACCTGATTTTTGCCTAGGCGGTAAATCTATCTGCGTAATATCACCAGTTATAACAATTTTCGACTTTGGTCCCATTCTGGTCAAAAACATTTTTAACTGCATGGTTGTGGTATTTTGGGCTTCGTCCAAAATAATAAAAGCATCATTCAGGGTTCTGCCTCGCATATATGCCAAAGGTGCTATCTCAATAACTTTCCTTTCCACGTAGTCTTTCATTTTTTCAGCATGAAGCATATCATTTAATGCATCATAAATGGGCATCAGATATGGGTCAATCTTCTCTTTCAAGTCGCCAGGAAGAAAACCAAGGTTTTCTCCTGCTTCAACCGCTGGTCTCGTGATAATAATCTTTTTTATCTGCTTTTCTTTCAATGCCTTAACGGCAAGAGCTACCGCCGTATAAGTTTTACCTGTACCTGCTGGTCCCACCGCAAAAACTATATCATGTTTATAGCTCGCCTGAACAAGCTTCTTTTGATTCGTAGTTTTGGCCTTTACTACCAAGCCTTTGTTACCGTGAACTATGACATCATCTGGTAAAGAAAGGCTCTCTTTAATCTCTTTCTCATTCTCCAGATAGTTTTTGACCACATCTGGAGATAGGGTTCCATATTTTTGATAATGAGCTTGTAAGTCATTAACAAAGCTTTCTAGCTTAGTCACCTCTTTGCTGGGGCCTTTAAGGTGAATTTCGTTTCCTCGAGAGATTATCTTACAAGTTGGGAAGAACTTAGCTACTTCTTTGATGTTTTTATTCTGAACACCTAAAAAATCGATTAATGAAACCCCTTCTAATTCTATAATTATTTCCGTCAAACGCCTTTATTTTTTATGTCCTCCAAAAATCAAGAAAATTATTCACAACTTCATTCATTTAGTTCACAAAATCATTGAATACTGTTCACATTTGATCGACAAATACTTCACAGAACTCTTTTAAACGGACTTAAAAATCTAGACCTTTGTGACACGTTTTTTTATATCAATTTTGAGTGCTAGCATTGCAAACTGATTACTTAAAATATGATGAAAGTCTAAAACCCCGAATGAATCTAAATCAAACACTTGTAAGACCTAATATCACTTCACTTTCTGGAGAGAATGGAAAAATATTGCCATATTCCACTGAAATGGAAGCTGCAGTTTTAGGGGCTATTTTGATTGATAAAGATGCCTTAGGCAAAATCAAAGATTTAATTAAGCCAAAGTCTTTCTATTCGGAGTCTCATCGAATTATATATTCTGCCATGATGAGCATGTATGAGTCGTCAGAACTAATTGATTTGATGACCATTACAAGGTTCTTGAGAACCAAGAACTCCATTAGAGAAGTGGGAGGAACGAAGTACCTCGCTGAGCTAATGGGGCGAGTGAATTCTGCAGCAAATATTGAGTATCATGCCTTAATTACTTCCCAGCTAAGCATTAAGAGGGAAATGATTACGGCCTCGGAAAAGCTAATGAAAGATGCTTTTGAAGAGTCTAACGATATCTTTAGTGTTTTGGATAGCACGGAACAGTATTTCTTTGAGATTTCGGAGCAAAGCATTAAAAAGAATTACCAGAATGCTGGTGAAATAATGCGTGCAACTTTAGAAGAATTAGAACACAAAAAACTCAATAATGAGGATGGCATAACGGGTGTTCCTAGTGGTTTTAAAGATTTGGACGACTTAACCGGTGGATGGCAAAAAACAGAATTGACCATTATTGCGGCTAGGCCTGGTATGGGAAAGACGGCTTTTGTAGTATCTGCTATGAGAAATGCTGCTGTTGACCACAACTCTGCCGTAGCTATTTTTTCCTTAGAGATGGGGGCAACACAGTTAATGCTTCGTATGATTTCTGCTGAAGTGGAGATTGAAAGTAAAAAATTACGTAAGGGTGTTTTAGAGCCTCATGAGTGGCAACAGCTTCACACCCGTTTAGATAAATTATCTGCAGCTCCTATTTTTATTGATGATACACCGGCACTTTCGGTGCTTGAATTAAGAGCGAAATGTCGCCGTTTGAAGGCTCAGCATAATATTCAGATGGTGATTATAGATTATTTGCAATTAATGAGTGGTGATGATGGCTCAGGTGTAAATACTAATAGAGAGCAGGAGATTGCGACGATTTCTAGGTCTTTAAAGAATCTTTCGAAAGAGCTTGATGTGCCTGTAATTGCTCTATCTCAGTTATCGAGAGCGGTAGAAACGCGTGGTGGAGATAAAAGACCACAACTATCCGATTTGAGAGAGTCTGGGTCTATTGAGCAGGATGCTGACATGGTTATGTTCCTTTATAGACCTGAATATTATAAGATTACGGAAGATGAAAGTGGTAACTCTACAGAAGGTCTTGGTGAACTTATAATTGCCAAAAACCGTGCGGGTACCTTAAAGTCTATCATGCTACAGTTTCATGGTGCTTTTACCAAGTTTACCGATGTAGGCTCAGGAATGGGAGGAAATTTGACCGATTACGGTAAAATAACACTACCTGGCGGTGCGGGAGATACAAGCCACTTTGACAGTTGGTCGCCGCCGACCATGCTTAGTAAGGCCAATGATCTTTCTAAAGATGATGACTTAAAGAAAGTAGACCCCAACGATGAGGTCCCTTTCTAAAAAATCTATCTTATTTTAATGTGAGTTCGGTATGAAAATCAGACAATGTGCCTGTAAATAAGGCCACTGGATACTTCCCCGAAATATATTTGTCACAATTTTAGCTTTCAAGAGCCAAAATACCGCCAAATGAAAGAACGCTCAAAATGAGTTTCTATTCATGTTATACCCCTTCGGGTATCACCTGACATTTCCTAAAATCGAACTACCTTAATTTCAGTTTAACAATGTTTTCAACGTGGTGCGTATGTGGGAACATATCAACTGGTTGAATTTCTTGAACATCATACTTTTCTAGCAATAAAGCTACATCACGAGCTTGTGTGCTTGCGTTACAACTTACGTATACAATTCTGTCCGCAGCTATTCTCAATAAAGTATCAATCACTTCTTTATCCATTCCAGCCCTAGGTGGGTCAGTAATAATAACGCTAGGTAAACCTTCTTTCTCTACGAAGGCGTCATTTAGAACGTCCTTCATGTTCCCTGCGTAAAAAGCCGTGTTTTCTATGCCATTGACCTCCGAATTAATCTTTGCGTCTTTAATAGCATCTTCTACATACTCCACGCCTACTACTTTCTTAGCTTGGTGAGCTACAAAATTGGCAATAGTACCTGTTCCTGTATATAAATCGTAAACTACATCGTCTTTGCCAATTTCAGCTAATTCACGAGCAGCTTTATAAAGTTCGTAAGCTTGTTCCGAGTTGGTTTGATAAAAAGACTTTACGCCTATTCTAAACCTTAAACCCTCCATCTCTTCTTCAATGTATGGTTTGCCTGAAAAGAAGAAGGATTCTAAATCTTGGTAACTGTCGTTTTTCTTCTGGTTGATGAAGTAATTAACAGAAGTAATGTCTGGAAATTTCTCAACGAAAGCACTCAAACAAGCTTCTATAAGCTCTTTGTCATCTTTAGCAAACTGAACCACCACCATCACATCACCTGTAGAAGATGTTCTTATCATTAAGGTTCTGAAAAAACCTTCATGCCTTACATGGTTATAGAATGCTTCGTTGCTATTTCTAGCGTATTCATCAAAGAAACGTCTTATGTCATTTGATGGGTCGTCTTGCAGATAACACGTGTCAATAGGTAAGACTTTGTCAAATCGCTTAGGGATATGAAAACCTAATGCATTTCTGTCTCCTAAATCATTGCTAGACGATATTTCGTCTGCTGTAAGCCACCTTGTACTAGAAAAAGTAAACTCAAGCTTGTTTCTATAGAATTGCGTCTTATTTGAAGCCAAAATAGGCTTCATGTTGCTAATGTCTATTTTTCCAAGTCTAACCAGTTGGTCTTTGACTTGTTTTTCTTTTTGAGCTAATTGGTCTGGATAAGAAATGTGTTGCCATTTACAGCCACCACATACACCAAAGTGACTACAGAAGGGTTCTACCCTATCTTCTGAGTCTTTAATTCTCTCCAAAACGATTGCTTCTGAAAAGCTTTTACGTTTTCTGTTAATTTGGAGTTTGACAATGTCTCCAGGAGCTACATTTGGCGTAGTGATAAATATAACTTCTCCGTCTAGTTTTGTGAGGCATTTTCCTTCTGCCGCAAAATCTAGCACTTCAATTTCGTCAATGACTTTTCTTGTTTTTCTTCTTGCCATAATCTTGATAGCTGTATAACAAAAAAAGCCACCTAATCGGTGGCTTTTGTGATCCCGCTGGGGCTCGAACCCAGGACCCATACATTAAAAGTGTATTGCTCTACCAACTGAGCTACGGAATCAAAATTCTCTTTACATTTGCGGAACATTTAAACCTTCGTCCCGATTGCGAGTGCAAAAGTAGAGTAAACTTTTTGAAATGAAAAGACACCTAACAAAAATATTTATAGTTTTTTTCTCAATCATGACGCAAAGCCTTGATATTCAATCTCAAGACTTGTTTCAAAAAAAAGCAGATTCTTTGTTTACGGAAAAGAATTACGGGGAAGCGAGTGATTTATATCTCGAACTGTTGGATAAACATTCTATAAATAGAAGTAATGCCTACCTGAAATTGGCATTTATAAGCGAGCAAAAGGGAGATTTTTCAAAAGCAATTTACTTTTTGAGCGAATATTTCAACTTAAATCCCTCCGAGAGCACATTTACTAAAATAAATAAAATGGCTGAAGAGAATTCTTTTAGCGGCTATGGTAGAAGTGACTTTAACTTTTTGCTACTACTCTACGAGCGTTTTTATTTATGGATATGCTTAGTGTTGTTTCTAATCATTGGTTTTAGCTTTTATCTCCTTTTATTAAAAAAACTAAGAGGAGAGCCTACTGCTTTACGACATAAAGTAAGTTTTGTATTTCTTGTTTTGTTTGGTTTATTCTTTCTAAATGTAGGAGGCTACTACAGCCAAGGCATAGTTAAAAGCGAGCAGGTTTATATAAGACAAGCTCCCTCATCCGCTTCAAAGGTAGTTTCCAATTTAACAGGAGGTAGCCGGGTTAATATTATTGGCGAAAAGGATATCTGGCTGCGGCTATTAATTAACGGTCAAATACAATTTGCGAAAAAGAGCGATTTTTGGATAATTGACTAAAGAAATTAAATCTGATTAATTAGTTTTGCAGCCCCATGGCGATGTGGTGGAATTGGTAGACACGCCAGCTTGAGGGGCTGGTGGGCTTTAGCCTATAGGAGTTCGACTCTCCTCATCGTCACTTAAGAACCCGTAGTACTTGTTTCAAGTGTTACGGGTTTTGTTTTATAAAGCCTTTTACGATCTCCGATGCTTCTAGCGTCGGTGTGGTGATATCAAACCTCTGGTTTGACAGTGTAATTCTTGAGGTAAAGTACTCGATATCAGCCAGAGGCTGATGAGCACTTCTGCTAAGCTGAAAGCTTAGCAGAGCATAACATAGGGATTAACTTAATTTGAATTT
This sequence is a window from Arcticibacterium luteifluviistationis. Protein-coding genes within it:
- the dnaB gene encoding replicative DNA helicase; amino-acid sequence: MNLNQTLVRPNITSLSGENGKILPYSTEMEAAVLGAILIDKDALGKIKDLIKPKSFYSESHRIIYSAMMSMYESSELIDLMTITRFLRTKNSIREVGGTKYLAELMGRVNSAANIEYHALITSQLSIKREMITASEKLMKDAFEESNDIFSVLDSTEQYFFEISEQSIKKNYQNAGEIMRATLEELEHKKLNNEDGITGVPSGFKDLDDLTGGWQKTELTIIAARPGMGKTAFVVSAMRNAAVDHNSAVAIFSLEMGATQLMLRMISAEVEIESKKLRKGVLEPHEWQQLHTRLDKLSAAPIFIDDTPALSVLELRAKCRRLKAQHNIQMVIIDYLQLMSGDDGSGVNTNREQEIATISRSLKNLSKELDVPVIALSQLSRAVETRGGDKRPQLSDLRESGSIEQDADMVMFLYRPEYYKITEDESGNSTEGLGELIIAKNRAGTLKSIMLQFHGAFTKFTDVGSGMGGNLTDYGKITLPGGAGDTSHFDSWSPPTMLSKANDLSKDDDLKKVDPNDEVPF
- a CDS encoding SH3 domain-containing protein is translated as MKRHLTKIFIVFFSIMTQSLDIQSQDLFQKKADSLFTEKNYGEASDLYLELLDKHSINRSNAYLKLAFISEQKGDFSKAIYFLSEYFNLNPSESTFTKINKMAEENSFSGYGRSDFNFLLLLYERFYLWICLVLFLIIGFSFYLLLLKKLRGEPTALRHKVSFVFLVLFGLFFLNVGGYYSQGIVKSEQVYIRQAPSSASKVVSNLTGGSRVNIIGEKDIWLRLLINGQIQFAKKSDFWIID
- a CDS encoding PhoH family protein; amino-acid sequence: MTEIIIELEGVSLIDFLGVQNKNIKEVAKFFPTCKIISRGNEIHLKGPSKEVTKLESFVNDLQAHYQKYGTLSPDVVKNYLENEKEIKESLSLPDDVIVHGNKGLVVKAKTTNQKKLVQASYKHDIVFAVGPAGTGKTYTAVALAVKALKEKQIKKIIITRPAVEAGENLGFLPGDLKEKIDPYLMPIYDALNDMLHAEKMKDYVERKVIEIAPLAYMRGRTLNDAFIILDEAQNTTTMQLKMFLTRMGPKSKIVITGDITQIDLPPRQKSGLADAIQKLNKIKGIKFIELDGRDVVRHPLVVDILKAYDEADK
- the rlmD gene encoding 23S rRNA (uracil(1939)-C(5))-methyltransferase RlmD, whose amino-acid sequence is MARRKTRKVIDEIEVLDFAAEGKCLTKLDGEVIFITTPNVAPGDIVKLQINRKRKSFSEAIVLERIKDSEDRVEPFCSHFGVCGGCKWQHISYPDQLAQKEKQVKDQLVRLGKIDISNMKPILASNKTQFYRNKLEFTFSSTRWLTADEISSSNDLGDRNALGFHIPKRFDKVLPIDTCYLQDDPSNDIRRFFDEYARNSNEAFYNHVRHEGFFRTLMIRTSSTGDVMVVVQFAKDDKELIEACLSAFVEKFPDITSVNYFINQKKNDSYQDLESFFFSGKPYIEEEMEGLRFRIGVKSFYQTNSEQAYELYKAARELAEIGKDDVVYDLYTGTGTIANFVAHQAKKVVGVEYVEDAIKDAKINSEVNGIENTAFYAGNMKDVLNDAFVEKEGLPSVIITDPPRAGMDKEVIDTLLRIAADRIVYVSCNASTQARDVALLLEKYDVQEIQPVDMFPHTHHVENIVKLKLR